Proteins encoded by one window of Panicum virgatum strain AP13 chromosome 7N, P.virgatum_v5, whole genome shotgun sequence:
- the LOC120682727 gene encoding uncharacterized protein LOC120682727: MAALSSSAPSKTLALHASVVVVSPCRCGNKPAIAASVPRRRRGLGGLTTNSSGMNSARFPPIKGSATRISAADPGSTPSPVPSGGNLPIPGIPPWAQWLVGAIVFAVPLYRQFRAMEDKIEKTAEVAIEVIDKVAEETEKIADEVADRFPGNETLKKAASKIKAVAEEIEEDADKAEALIEKVDEIMEEMDSIVDSIIDKDKKKKK; encoded by the exons ATGGCCGCGCTCAGTTCCTCTGCTCCTTCCAAAACTTTGGCACTTCATGCCTCGGTGGTCGTCGTTTCTCCTTGCCGCTGCGGGAACAAACCGGCGATCGCCGCATCGGTCcctcgacgacggcgaggtCTTGGCGGCTTAACGACGAACTCTTCAGGCATGAACAGCGCCCGCTTCCCGCCGATCAAAGGATCAGCGACACG AATTTCTGCGGCTGACCCTGGAAGTACTCCCAGCCCAGTTCCGTCAGGCGGAAACCTCCCCATTCCCGGCATTCCTCCATG GGCCCAGTGGTTGGTTGGTGCAATCGTGTTCGCGGTGCCTCTTTACAGACAGTTCAGAGCGATGGAAG ATAAGATAGAGAAGACGGCGGAGGTGGCGATCGAGGTGATCGACAAGGTGGCAGAGGAGACGGAGAAGATCGCCGACGAGGTTGCCGACAGGTTCCCCGGCAATGAAACGCTCAAGAAGGCAGCATCGAAGATTAAGGCGGTCGCGGAGGAGATCGAGGAAGATGCTGATAAAGCCGAGGCCCTGATCGAGAAG GTTGATGAGATAATGGAAGAGATGGATTCCATAGTTGATTCAATAATCGAcaaggacaagaagaagaagaagtaa
- the LOC120681160 gene encoding arabinogalactan protein 1-like translates to MAASHLAVLSVLALLAVAATAQAPSGAPAAAPKAAPPTPATPPPAPAPVVAPPTAAPAPAPAVDAPTPSAAAPAPEAPVSSPPAPTPDAATPSPSAEPGTSTGAAAGLRPAFAFAAVAVAAAVYAF, encoded by the coding sequence ATGGCCGCTTCTCACCTCGCCGTGCTCTCCGTGCTCGCCCTCCTCGCAGTGGCCGCCACGGCGCAGGCGCCCAGCGGCGCTCCCGCCGCGGCGCCCAAGGCGGCCCCACCGACCccggccaccccgccgccggcccccgcgCCGGTCGTCGCCCCGCCCAcggcggccccggccccggcccccgcGGTCGACGCGCCCACGCcgtccgcggccgcgccggcgcccgagGCCCCCGTCTCCTCCCCTCCGGCGCCCACCCCCGACGCCGCGAccccctcgccctccgccgagCCCGGCACGTCCACCGGCGCAGCAGCCGGCCTCCGCCCCGccttcgccttcgccgccgtcgccgtcgccgcggccgtcTACGCCTTCTAG
- the LOC120682165 gene encoding histone H3.3-like produces MARTKQTARKSTGGKAPRKQLATKAARKSAPTTGGVKKPHRYRPGTVALREIRKYQKSTDLLIRKLPFQRLVREIAQDFKTDLRFQSHAVLALQEAAEAYLVGLFEDTNLCAIHAKRVTIMPKDIQLARRIRGERA; encoded by the exons ATGGCTCGTACTAAGCAGACCGCTCGCAAGTCCACTGGAGGAAAGGCTCCTAGGAAGCAACTAGCCACCAAG GCTGCCCGTAAGTCTGCGCCCACAACTGGGGGAGTGAAGAAGCCTCACCGTTACCGCCCTGGAACTGTTGCTCTTCG TGAAATCCGCAAGTACCAGAAGAGCACTGACCTGCTCATTAGGAAGCTTCCATTCCAGAGGCTTGTTAGGGAGATTGCCCAGGATTTCAAG ACTGATCTGCGTTTCCAGAGCCATGCGGTGCTTGCCCTGCAGGAGGCTGCGGAAGCATACCTGGTGGGTCTGTTCGAGGACACCAACCTGTGTGCCATCCACGCCAAGCGCGTGACGATCATGCCCAAGGACATTCAGCTGGCTAGGAGGATTCGCGGCGAGAGGGCTTAG
- the LOC120683777 gene encoding WEB family protein At4g27595, chloroplastic-like isoform X2, whose product MLSARPRSGSFEAGLRAAAAATANSSASSREQHKQPSSPRLHRSRSSAGRPSKASPSPERRRGVGGAGAGAGAGAGAMQQQRMAQLEEELRREREEKVRALRELEEVRRDGESGAKGAAEKVQLLEREVDKSKESERKMLESLIYQTKQLEQAKISLEEAKLEIAALRQANKGLEAAARRGGAAEQRSVRDLMFGGADEEIRVLRSELRTAMQGEERSRKAADDLSVALSDVTMEAKQVKVWLSEAQAELEAAGAEAERLRGALAAVEARLRAVSAEHERCRLEAEECAAAWGDKERVLLDCVRASEEEVNRARQENTKLVESQRVIRDENARLRDILKQAVAEANVVKDSLELARAENARLNDAVADKDGALQSLRQEYECVKVSEAAAQGSLKELNSLLAATTTACSTPASTKTAAAPDHGSKNGTPQSASQRWMADKPRTPSSRRYSIGEPGKLKGGFSQSARMGSLNPKERVFASLSNIADLKSAADAAMEGFDDEFDHIDESHYADMEDSMKHKKKRPIFRKFGDLFRRKSFYKPNLAPVHTL is encoded by the exons ATGCTGTCCGCCAGGCCGAG ATCCGGCTCCTTCGAGGCCGGgctcagggccgccgccgctgccacggcAAATTCGTCCGCCTCCTCCAGGGAGCAGCACAAGCAGCCGTCGTCCCCTCGTCTCCACCGCAGCCGCTCGTCCGCCGGCAGGCCCTCCAAGGCGTCCCCGTCCCCGGAG aggcggcgcggcgtcggcggcgccggcgcgggcgcgggcgcgggcgcgggcgcgatgCAGCAGCAGCGGATGGcgcagctggaggaggagctccgGAGGGAGCGCGAGGAGAAGGTGCGGGCGCTGCGTGAGCTTGAGGAGGTCAGGAGGGACGGCGAGAGCGGGGCCAAGGGCGCCGCGGAGAAGGTGCAGCTGCTGGAGCGGGAGGTGGACAAGTCCAAGGAGTCGGAGCGCAAGATGCTCGAGTCGCTGATATACCAGACCAAGCAGCTGGAGCAGGCCAAGAtctcgctcgaggaggccaaGCTGGAGATCGCCGCGCTGCGGCAGGCCAACAAGggcctcgaggcggcggcccggcgcggcggcgccgcggagcaGCGGAGCGTCAGGGACCTCATGTTCGGCGGCGCGGACGAGGAGATCAGGGTCCTGCGCAGCGAGCTCCGGACGGCGATGCAGGGCGAGGAGCGCAGCCGGAAGGCCGCGGACGACCTCTCCGTCGCTCTCTCCGACGTCACCATGGAGGCCAAGCAGGTCAAGGTCTGGCTCTCCGAGGcgcaggccgagctcgaggccgccggcgccgaggccgaGCGGCTGCGCGGGGCGCTGGCCGCCGTCGAGGCCAGGCTGCGCGCCGTGTCCGCCGAGCACGAGCGGTGCAGGCTCGAGGCCGAGGAGTGCGCCGCCGCGTGGGGCGACAAGGAGCGCGTCCTGCTCGACTGCGTGCgcgcctccgaggaggaggtCAACCGCGCGCGCCAGGAGAACACCAAGCTCGTCGAGTCGCAGCGCGTCATCCGCGACGAGAACGCGCGCCTGCGGGACATCCTCAAGCAGGCCGTCGCCGAGGCCAACGTCGTCAAGGACTCGCTCGAGCTCGCCAGGGCCGAGAACGCGCGCCTCAACGATGCCGTCGCCGACAAGGACGGCGCGCTGCAGAGCCTCCGCCAGGAGTACGAGTGCGTCAAGGTCAGCGAGGCCGCCGCGCAGGGCAGCCTCAAGGAgctcaacagcctcctcgccgcgaCGACCACGGCGTGCAGCACGCCCGCGTCCACCaagaccgccgccgcgccggaccaCGGCAGCAAGAACGGGACGCCGCAGTCGGCGTCGCAGCGGTGGATGGCGGACAAGCCGAGGACGCCCAGCAGCCGGAGGTACTCGATCGGCGAGCCGGGCAAGCTGAAGGGCGGCTTCTCGCAGTCGGCGCGGATGGGGAGCCTGAACCCCAAGGAACGGGTGTTCGCGTCGCTGAGCAACATTGCCGACCTCAAGTCCGCGGCCGACGCGGCCATGGAAGGCTTCGACGACGAGTTCGATCACATCGACGAGAGCCACTACGCTGACATGGAGGATTCCATGAAGCACAAGAAGAAGAGGCCGATATTCCGCAAGTTCGGCGATTTGTTCAGGAGGAAAAGCTTCTACAAGCCGAATTTGGCGCCAGTACACACACTCTAA
- the LOC120683777 gene encoding WEB family protein At4g27595, chloroplastic-like isoform X1, which translates to MSWDSPRRSGSFEAGLRAAAAATANSSASSREQHKQPSSPRLHRSRSSAGRPSKASPSPERRRGVGGAGAGAGAGAGAMQQQRMAQLEEELRREREEKVRALRELEEVRRDGESGAKGAAEKVQLLEREVDKSKESERKMLESLIYQTKQLEQAKISLEEAKLEIAALRQANKGLEAAARRGGAAEQRSVRDLMFGGADEEIRVLRSELRTAMQGEERSRKAADDLSVALSDVTMEAKQVKVWLSEAQAELEAAGAEAERLRGALAAVEARLRAVSAEHERCRLEAEECAAAWGDKERVLLDCVRASEEEVNRARQENTKLVESQRVIRDENARLRDILKQAVAEANVVKDSLELARAENARLNDAVADKDGALQSLRQEYECVKVSEAAAQGSLKELNSLLAATTTACSTPASTKTAAAPDHGSKNGTPQSASQRWMADKPRTPSSRRYSIGEPGKLKGGFSQSARMGSLNPKERVFASLSNIADLKSAADAAMEGFDDEFDHIDESHYADMEDSMKHKKKRPIFRKFGDLFRRKSFYKPNLAPVHTL; encoded by the exons ATGAGCTGGGATTCGCCGCGCAGATCCGGCTCCTTCGAGGCCGGgctcagggccgccgccgctgccacggcAAATTCGTCCGCCTCCTCCAGGGAGCAGCACAAGCAGCCGTCGTCCCCTCGTCTCCACCGCAGCCGCTCGTCCGCCGGCAGGCCCTCCAAGGCGTCCCCGTCCCCGGAG aggcggcgcggcgtcggcggcgccggcgcgggcgcgggcgcgggcgcgggcgcgatgCAGCAGCAGCGGATGGcgcagctggaggaggagctccgGAGGGAGCGCGAGGAGAAGGTGCGGGCGCTGCGTGAGCTTGAGGAGGTCAGGAGGGACGGCGAGAGCGGGGCCAAGGGCGCCGCGGAGAAGGTGCAGCTGCTGGAGCGGGAGGTGGACAAGTCCAAGGAGTCGGAGCGCAAGATGCTCGAGTCGCTGATATACCAGACCAAGCAGCTGGAGCAGGCCAAGAtctcgctcgaggaggccaaGCTGGAGATCGCCGCGCTGCGGCAGGCCAACAAGggcctcgaggcggcggcccggcgcggcggcgccgcggagcaGCGGAGCGTCAGGGACCTCATGTTCGGCGGCGCGGACGAGGAGATCAGGGTCCTGCGCAGCGAGCTCCGGACGGCGATGCAGGGCGAGGAGCGCAGCCGGAAGGCCGCGGACGACCTCTCCGTCGCTCTCTCCGACGTCACCATGGAGGCCAAGCAGGTCAAGGTCTGGCTCTCCGAGGcgcaggccgagctcgaggccgccggcgccgaggccgaGCGGCTGCGCGGGGCGCTGGCCGCCGTCGAGGCCAGGCTGCGCGCCGTGTCCGCCGAGCACGAGCGGTGCAGGCTCGAGGCCGAGGAGTGCGCCGCCGCGTGGGGCGACAAGGAGCGCGTCCTGCTCGACTGCGTGCgcgcctccgaggaggaggtCAACCGCGCGCGCCAGGAGAACACCAAGCTCGTCGAGTCGCAGCGCGTCATCCGCGACGAGAACGCGCGCCTGCGGGACATCCTCAAGCAGGCCGTCGCCGAGGCCAACGTCGTCAAGGACTCGCTCGAGCTCGCCAGGGCCGAGAACGCGCGCCTCAACGATGCCGTCGCCGACAAGGACGGCGCGCTGCAGAGCCTCCGCCAGGAGTACGAGTGCGTCAAGGTCAGCGAGGCCGCCGCGCAGGGCAGCCTCAAGGAgctcaacagcctcctcgccgcgaCGACCACGGCGTGCAGCACGCCCGCGTCCACCaagaccgccgccgcgccggaccaCGGCAGCAAGAACGGGACGCCGCAGTCGGCGTCGCAGCGGTGGATGGCGGACAAGCCGAGGACGCCCAGCAGCCGGAGGTACTCGATCGGCGAGCCGGGCAAGCTGAAGGGCGGCTTCTCGCAGTCGGCGCGGATGGGGAGCCTGAACCCCAAGGAACGGGTGTTCGCGTCGCTGAGCAACATTGCCGACCTCAAGTCCGCGGCCGACGCGGCCATGGAAGGCTTCGACGACGAGTTCGATCACATCGACGAGAGCCACTACGCTGACATGGAGGATTCCATGAAGCACAAGAAGAAGAGGCCGATATTCCGCAAGTTCGGCGATTTGTTCAGGAGGAAAAGCTTCTACAAGCCGAATTTGGCGCCAGTACACACACTCTAA